The Echeneis naucrates chromosome 10, fEcheNa1.1, whole genome shotgun sequence genome has a window encoding:
- the LOC115049642 gene encoding uncharacterized protein LOC115049642 — translation MLIIYHFLLLLRAGGCTDDQMFQTKTVGVGKGVKLTCPRHKSDDHVNLFWIRLVLGNLPEFLGGTPSVDYNGVKKTPHFTTKQEPGTFLLNINNTEQSDTGLYYCIKVDDLDVKFLKGTFLRIKGAETEITTNFQLPPSDPVRPGDSVTLQCSVLFDSEKKTCPGDHSVYWFRAGSDEAHPSFIYAHGNNRDHCKKSPESESTQKCDYFFSKNVSSSDAGTHYCAVATCGEILFGNGTKLEIEENMMDLQKTITLLLVLCGTLATALIVTVFLFYMKKTTVSTDQRSQQGDEDRLTYSAPTFTRRKDGKVDRRNEKAAEKETVYSGVRAL, via the exons ATGTTGATCATATACCATTTTTTGCTGTTACTCAGAGCGGGAG GATGCACAGATGATCAGATGTTTCAGACGAAGACTGTTGGTGTTGGAAAAGGCGTGAAGTTGACGTGTCCCCGCCACAAATCTGATGACCATGTCAACTTATTTTGGATCCGGCTTGTTCTTGGAAACTTACCTGAATTCTTAGGAGGAACTCCTTCTGTTGATTACAATGGTGTTAAGAAGACTCCTcattttacaacaaaacaagaacctGGAACTTTTCTTCTGAATATTAATAACACAGAGCAAAGTGACACTGGACTGTACTACTGTATAAAAGTTGATGACTTAGATGTGAAGTTTTTAAAAGGAACGTTTCTGAGGATTAAAG GAGCAGAAACTGAGATCACCACcaactttcagcttcctccatctgatccagtccgtccaggagactcagtgactcttcagtgttcggtcctctttgactctgagaagaaaacatgtccaggagatcacagtgtgtactggttcagagctggatccgatgaagctcatcccagtttcatttacgctcatggaaacaatagagatcattgtaaaaagagtcctgagtctgagtccacacagaaatgtgattacttcttctccaagaacgtcagctcctctgatgctgggaCTCATTACTGCGCTGTGGCCACGTgtggagaaattttatttggaaatgggacTAAACTGGAAATTGAAG AGAATATGATGGATCTCCAGAAGACCATCACACTTCTGTTGGTGTTATGTGGTACTTTGGCTACAGCTCTGATTgttactgtcttcctgttttatatgaagaagaCAACAGTCAGCACTGATCAGAGAAGTCAGCAG GGAGATGAGGACCGACTTACTTATTCTGCTCCAACCTTCACCAGGAGGAAAGATGGAAAAGTGGACAGAAGGAATGAGAAAGCAGCCGAGAAAGAGACGGTGTATTCTGGTGTCAGAGCTTTGTGA
- the LOC115049636 gene encoding uncharacterized protein LOC115049636 — MLIIYHFLLLLRAGGCTDDQMFQTKTVGVGKGVKLTCPRHKSDDHVNLFWIRLVLGNLPEFLGGTPSVDYNGVKKTPHFTTKQEPGTFLLHLQETEQSDTGLYYCIKVDDLDMKFLTGTFLRIKGAEPEITTNFQLPPSDPVHPGDSVTLQCSVLFDSEKKTCPGDHSVYWFRAGSDEAHPSFIYAHGNNRDHCKKSPESESTQKCHYFFSKDVSSSDAGTHYCAVATCGEILFGNGTKLEIEKLEIEENMMDLQRTNTFLLVLCCTLATALIVTVFLFYMKKKTSDCSKAAAVLHKNRRQQTSQQRGNDDAWIYSSAIYSVIKTGSRSLKDAKAAERERTFTAMKEPPEHLPL, encoded by the exons ATGTTGATCATATACCATTTTTTGCTGTTACTCAGAGCGGGAG GATGCACAGATGATCAGATGTTTCAGACGAAGACTGTTGGTGTTGGAAAAGGCGTGAAGTTGACGTGTCCCCGCCACAAATCTGATGACCATGTCAACTTATTTTGGATCCGGCTTGTTCTTGGAAACTTACCTGAATTCTTAGGAGGAACTCCTTCTGTTGATTACAATGGTGTTAAGAAGACTCCTcattttacaacaaaacaagaacctGGAACTTTTCTTCTGCATCTTCAGGAAACAGAGCAAAGTGACACTGGACTGTACTACTGTATAAAGGTTGATGACTTAGATATGAAGTTTTTAACAGGAACATTTCTGAGGATTAAAG gagcagaacctgagatcaccaccaactttcagcttcctccatctgatccagtccatccaggagactcagtgactcttcagtgttcagtcctctttgactctgagaagaaaacatgtccaggagatcacagtgtgtactggttcagagctggatcagatgaagctcatcccagtttcatttacgctcatggaaacaatagagatcattgtaaaaagagtcctgagtctgagtccacacagaaatgtcatTACTTCTTCTCCAAGGacgtcagctcctctgatgctgggaCTCATTACTGCGCTGTGGCCACGTgtggagaaattttatttggaaatgggacTAAACTGGAGATTGAAAAACTGGAAATTGAAG AGAACATGATGGATCTCCAGAGGACCAACACATTTCTGTTGGTGTTATGTTGTACTTTGGCTACAGCTCTGATTgttactgtcttcctgttttatatgaagaagaaaacttctgATTGTTCCAAAG ctgctgctgtcctgcacaaaaacagacgACAACAGACGAGTCAACAG AGAGGGAACGATGATGCATGGATTTATTCTTCTGCCATCTACAGCGTGATAAAAACTGGAAGTCGCTCATTAAAGGatgcaaaagcagcagagagagagaggacctTCACTGCTATGAAAGAGCCTCCTGAGCACCTCcccctctga
- the LOC115050183 gene encoding ribonuclease-like 3, producing MLENGNMRLLFACLLLLSASVVSWNVEERYKKFLKQHVDGQISVKKCDYVIQSRGITKTNRTTKLKTNECKETNTFIRDNKKHVKAICEHAGEPDGEMTRSRKPFSIVICKLKNHGARQPRCHYRGQDRKKKIVIKCEGGFPVHLERDIDQIDNWY from the exons ATGCTggaaaat GGAAACATGAGGCtcttgtttgcatgtttgctgctgctttctgccaGTGTGGTTTCTTGGAATGTCGAAGAACGCTACAAAAAGTTTCTAAAACAACATGTCGATGGGCAGATTAGCGTTAAGAAGTGTGATTATGTGATACAAAGTCGGGGTATCACAAAAACCAACCGCACCACCAAACTGAAAACCAATGAGTGCAAGGAGACCAATACCTTCATCCGAGACAACAAGAAGCACGTCAAGGCCATCTGTGAACATGCAGGGGAGCCAGACGGTGAGATGACCAGAAGCCGCAAACCCTTTTCCATTGTCATCTGTAAACTGAAGAACCATGGTGCCAGGCAACCTCGCTGTCACTACCGTGGCCAAGATCgcaagaaaaaaattgtaattaaatGTGAAGGAGGTTTCCCTGTGCATCTTGAACGTGACATTGATCAAATTGACAACTGGTACTAG
- the LOC115050205 gene encoding signal-regulatory protein beta-2-like, which produces MLIMLHFLLLLRAGRCTDDLLFDTKTVGVGEDVTLTCDRWTSDATPILFWIRLVSGNLPVELLRGTFSFDHDGVKKTPRFRTKQESGTFLLHIRAIEQSDTGLYYCINTAQFDVMFLRGTYLSVKGAEPEITTNFQLPPSDPVRPGDSVTLQCSVLFDSEKKTCPGDHSVYWFRAGSDEAHPSFIYAHGNNRDHCKKSPESESTQKCDYFFSKNVSSSDAGTHYCAVATCGEILFGNGTKLEIEESMLTSVLFTTYLLPVLLLISLIVIFIFVFTNEKNKCDCCNAAAVLHKNRRQQTSQQRGNDDAWIYSSAIYSVIKTGSCSLKDAKAAERERTFTAMRAFGMDQ; this is translated from the exons ATGCTGATCatgttacattttctgttgctACTCAGAGCAGGAC GATGCACAGATGATCTACTCTTTGACACAAAGACTGTTGGTGTTGGAGAAGATGTGACGCTGACGTGTGACCGCTGGACATCTGATGCCACTCCTATATTATTTTGGATCCGACTTGTTTCTGGAAACTTACCTGTTGAACTCTTGagaggaacattttcatttgatcatGATGGTGTTAAGAAGACTCCTCGTTTTAGAACAAAACAGGAATCTGGAACTTTTCTCCTGCATATTAGGGCAATTGAGCAAAGTGACACTGGACTGTACTACTGTATAAATACAGCACAATTTGACGTGATGTTCTTAAGAGGAACATATTTGAGCGTAAAAG GAGCAGAACCTGAGATCACCACcaactttcagcttcctccatctgatccagtccgtccaggagactcagtgactcttcagtgttcggtcctctttgactctgagaagaaaacatgtccaggagatcacagtgtgtactggttcagagctggatcagatgaagctcatcccagtttcatttacgctcatggaaacaatagagatcattgtaaaaagagtcctgagtctgagtccacacagaaatgtgattacttcttctccaagaacgtcagctcctctgatgctgggaCTCATTACTGCGCTGTGGCCACGTgtggagaaattttatttggaaatgggacTAAACTGGAGATTGAAG AATCCATGTTGACGTCTGTTCTTTTTACTACATATCTGCTGCCTGTTCTCTTGCTCATAAGTCTGATAGTCATATTTATCTTCGTTTTCACCAACGAGAAGAACAAATGTGACTGTTGTAATG ctgctgctgtcctgcacaaaaacagacgACAACAGACGAGTCAACAG AGAGGGAACGATGATGCATGGATTTATTCTTCTGCCATCTACAGCGTGATAAAAACTGGAAGTTGTTCATTAAAGGatgcaaaagcagcagagagagagaggacctTCACTGCTATGAGAGCTTTTGGGAtggatcaatga
- the LOC115050188 gene encoding uncharacterized protein LOC115050188 gives MIILWIALLLHQGYALISVATVHLGEPVTFKCALPSSEHSNTRVKWYKQSFGDTLRLITSLMKGTINPTFEEGFPHSRFHVDHTATTSALTIHSTVREDEALYHCAVTTWHMDQWNGTYLSLKENSSRMSGYTVVQLPAVSDEVHPGESVTLRCLVLSGLEKSSCADDQDVHWFGVTSDNFLPNVLYSNRKKTDQCDKQSVSPSTKSCIYKFSMNLSSSDAGIYYCAVVSCGEILFGNGTKVDIGGNKWWSFDALWKDSMSPFLLVAVSSACLMVIAFLIYVIKKSMWDHANDAVSLQEDIENMNLMRDEDKWVYSTAVFTMMKPGNSGTRGTNAHDGEKTYAAIKAFGFE, from the exons ATGATTATTTTATGGATTGCTCTTCTTCTCCATCAAGGAT ATGCTCTGATCTCAGTGGCCACAGTACACCTCggtgaacctgtgaccttcaaATGTGCGCTACCTTCATCAGAACACAGCAATACACGAGTGAAGTGGTACAAACAGAGCTTTGGTGATACCCTCAGATTAATTACTTCACTGATGAAAGGTACCATTAATCCTACGTTTGAAGAAGGCTTTCCTCATTCACGATTTCATGTAGACCATACCGCCACCACAAGCGCTCTAACTATTCACAGCACAGTCCGGGAAGATGAGGCACTGTATCACTGTGCTGTCACCACATGGCACATGGATCAGTGGAACGGCACGTATTTGTCTCTCAAAG AAAACTCTAGCAGGATGTCGGGCTACACTGTTGTTCAGTTGCCGGCAGTATCGGATGAAGTTCACCCAGGAGAGTCAGTGACTCTTCGATGCTTAGTTCTCTCTGGCTTGGAGAAATCCTCCTGTGCAGATGACCAGGATGTCCACTGGTTTGGAGTCACTTCCGATAACTTTTTGCCAAACGTGCTTTATTcgaacaggaaaaaaacagatcaaTGTGACAAACAATCTGTTTCACCTTCTACGAAGAGCTGCATTTACAAATTCTCCATGAAcctcagctcctctgatgctgggaTCTACTACTGTGCTGTGGTCTCATGTGGAgagattttatttggaaatggaaCAAAAGTGGACATTGGAG GAAACAAATGGTGGTCCTTTGATGCTTTATGGAAGGACAGCATGAGTCCGTTTCTGCTGGTTGCTGTATCATCAGCATGTCTGATGGTTATCGCCTTCCTGATTTATGTCATCAAGAAAAGCATGTGGGACCATGCCAATG ATGCTGTTTCCCTTCAAGAAGAtattgaaaacatgaatttaatG AGAGATGAGGACAAGTGGGTGTACTCAACGGCTGTCTTTACCATGATGAAACCTGGGAACAGTGGGACAAGAGGTACAAACGCACATGACGGGGAGAAAACCTACGCTGCTATCAAGGCCTTTGGGTTCGAATAG
- the LOC115049935 gene encoding uncharacterized protein LOC115049935 isoform X2, translating to MIGNLAALILLSAMSLIQTAEVPRLISLTEAKTDWNQQKHVKQSPETASVHLGDPVTLRCSLFYENERNKVPCPAENSVYWFRAGSGGFHPGVIYPQRSDEEEERSCVYSLSKTILNSSDAGIYYCAVVTCGEILFGGGTTVETKSGLDPVVLVLGGLLVCCVTAIAVLIFCGNQRVCKHVEGAGSASHHSGHGQTNNVDDEGLSYAALSFSSKRTKRLRKTNESQQECTYSEYIG from the exons ATGATCGGAAATTTGGCTGCTTTGATTCTTCTTTCTGCAATGT CTCTGATTCAAACTGCGGAAGTTCCTCGTCTGATCTCTTTGACTGAGGCGAAAACTG ACTGGAATCAGCAGAAACATGTGAAACAAAGTCCAGAGACAGCATCGGTCCATCTGGGAGACCCTGTGACTCTCCGCTGTTCACTTTTCTatgagaatgaaagaaacaaagtgcCGTGTCCAGCTGAAAACAGCGTCTACTGGTTCAGAGCCGGATCAGGAGGATTTCATCCAGGAGTCATTTACCCTCAAAGAagtgatgaagaagaggaaaggagcTGCGTCTACAGTTTGTCTAAAACTATACTGAACTCCTCTGATGCCGGGATTTACTACTGTGCTGTGGTCACATGTGGAGAGATCCTGTTTGGTGGAGGAACTACAGTGGAGACAA AATCAGGGCTGGACCCGGTCGTCCTCGTGCTGGGAGGACTGTTGGTCTGCTGTGTCACTGCGATAGCCGTCCTCATTTTCTGTGGAAATCAAAGAGTCTGCAAACATGTTGAAG gaGCTGGGAGTGCTTCTCACCACAGCGGACATGGCCAAACAAATAATGTG GATGATGAAGGATTGAGCTAcgcagcactgagtttctcttcaaagagaacaaaaagatTAAGGAAGACGAACGAGTCACAACAGGAGTGTACATACTCAGAGTACATTGGATGA
- the LOC115049935 gene encoding uncharacterized protein LOC115049935 isoform X1 encodes MIGNLAALILLSAMSLIQTAEVPRLISLTEAKTGDNLTLAFPVSGGGDRFLNVFKLPLGHMIQKVSTAVIGRITVMKEFASRFNVTKGDDQYIVTIKNVSKDDEAIYLCQHGTAYEQTFSNGTFLAVNDWNQQKHVKQSPETASVHLGDPVTLRCSLFYENERNKVPCPAENSVYWFRAGSGGFHPGVIYPQRSDEEEERSCVYSLSKTILNSSDAGIYYCAVVTCGEILFGGGTTVETKSGLDPVVLVLGGLLVCCVTAIAVLIFCGNQRVCKHVEGAGSASHHSGHGQTNNVDDEGLSYAALSFSSKRTKRLRKTNESQQECTYSEYIG; translated from the exons ATGATCGGAAATTTGGCTGCTTTGATTCTTCTTTCTGCAATGT CTCTGATTCAAACTGCGGAAGTTCCTCGTCTGATCTCTTTGACTGAGGCGAAAACTGGTGACAATCTTACATTAGCATTTCCAGTATCTGGAGGAGGTGACAGATTCTTGAATGTGTTTAAGCTACCTCTTGGACATATGATCCAAAAGGTTAGCACAGCAGTAATCGGTAGAATAACAGTCATGAAAGAGTTTGCTTCACGTTTCAATGTAACAAAAGGGGATGATCAGTATATTGTTACCATCAAAAATGTCAGCAAAGATGATGAGGCAATATACTTGTGTCAACACGGGACTGCGTATGAACAGACCTTCAGCAACGGCACATTCTTGGCTGTGAATG ACTGGAATCAGCAGAAACATGTGAAACAAAGTCCAGAGACAGCATCGGTCCATCTGGGAGACCCTGTGACTCTCCGCTGTTCACTTTTCTatgagaatgaaagaaacaaagtgcCGTGTCCAGCTGAAAACAGCGTCTACTGGTTCAGAGCCGGATCAGGAGGATTTCATCCAGGAGTCATTTACCCTCAAAGAagtgatgaagaagaggaaaggagcTGCGTCTACAGTTTGTCTAAAACTATACTGAACTCCTCTGATGCCGGGATTTACTACTGTGCTGTGGTCACATGTGGAGAGATCCTGTTTGGTGGAGGAACTACAGTGGAGACAA AATCAGGGCTGGACCCGGTCGTCCTCGTGCTGGGAGGACTGTTGGTCTGCTGTGTCACTGCGATAGCCGTCCTCATTTTCTGTGGAAATCAAAGAGTCTGCAAACATGTTGAAG gaGCTGGGAGTGCTTCTCACCACAGCGGACATGGCCAAACAAATAATGTG GATGATGAAGGATTGAGCTAcgcagcactgagtttctcttcaaagagaacaaaaagatTAAGGAAGACGAACGAGTCACAACAGGAGTGTACATACTCAGAGTACATTGGATGA
- the LOC115050383 gene encoding uncharacterized protein LOC115050383, protein MLILFCIILVFTSGRCREDRDILQKHVSVGADVTLTCNYHNNMSNPGSLYWIRHVPGNLPEVLGATYTFGGLNINNTPRFIATIGSGTYVLRISNTQLSDTAFYYCEIVLELQKTYGNFTFLRVTEPEATITAVTQEPPYDLVRPGDSVTFQCLVLSDSEKGACSEDHHVYWLRVSSAESHPAIIHVNANAGDRSEESPEAQPLQKCLYSFFKNNISSSDAGTYYCAVVTCGEIIFGNGTKLEIEATNMSSFLLSAALALSLIIIAFLIYIIKKNNFNCFSDSAAAVQTNAASANLSHVADEDTLIYSVAKFTEKPGRHLRRGANVVDEKSLYTDVAFKRERNTKINGGDLN, encoded by the exons atgctgattttattttgtatcataCTCGTGTTCACAAGTGGAC GATGTAGAGAGGATCGGGACATTttgcaaaaacatgtttctgttggAGCAGATGTCACTCTAACCTGTAACTACCACAATAATATGAGTAACCCAGGAAGCTTATATTGGATCAGACATGTTCCTGGAAACTTGCCTGAAGTCTTGGGAGCTACTTACACTTTTGGTGGTTTAAACATTAATAACACTCCTCGATTCATAGCCACAATAGGTTCAGGCACATATGTCCTTCGTATTTCCAACACACAGCTGAGTGATACTGCATTTTACTACTGTGAGATCGTTTTGGAGCTGCAAAAAACATATGGGAATTTTACTTTTCTTAGAGTCACAG AACCAGAAGCAACAATCACTGCTGTCACTCAGGAACCTCCATATGATCTGGTTCgtccaggagactcagtgacTTTCCAGTGTTTAGTGCTCTCTGACTCTGAGAAGGGAGCTTGTTCAGAAGATCACCATGTGTACTGGCTGAGAGTCAGCTCAGCAGAATCCCATCCTGCTATCATACATGTTAATGCAAACGCTGGTGATCGATCCGAAGAGAGTCCCGAGGCTCAACCTCTTCAGAAATGTCTCTATAGTTTCTTCAAGAACAACatcagctcctctgatgctgggaCTTATTACTGTGCTGTGGTCACATGTGGAGAAATTATCTTTGGAAATGGGACTAAACTGGAAATCGAAG CAACCAACATGTCATCgtttctgctttctgctgctttggctCTAAGTTTAATCATTATAGCCTTCCTGATTTACATcatcaagaaaaacaactttaattGTTTCAGTG ATTCCGCTGCTGCTGTTCAAACAAATGCTGCATCAGCCAACCTAAGTCATGTG GCAGATGAAGACACACTGATTTATTCTGTGGCAAAGTTTACAGAGAAACCTGGCCGGCATTTAAGGAGAGGTGCGAATGTAGTTGATGAAAAGAGCCTTTACACCGATGTGGCTTTTAAGAGGGAAAGGAATACAAAGATAAATGGTGGAGATTTGAATTGA